The window CTCGGCCCGAGCGGACTAGAGAGGACGGAAGAGCTCGGCGAGCGCGAGCGTGAATCGAGCGTGCGCGCCTACTCGAGCGGCACGACGAACAGATCGGGTGAGACCAGCACGTCATCGCTCCACGAGATATCGGCGAGGGGCCCGAAGGCGTGGCCGACAGGTTCGCGCTCCAGATAGGCCCGGAGTGCATCGCGAAGCCGGTCCTGGACGATTTCGTGCCATGGCCGGGGCGCCGGCGTCACGAGCAGCTCGCCGTAGACGAGCTCGTAGCGATTGCCGTCTTCCGGCATCGCTCGGACCATCTCCGCTGTGTGATAGACGGGCGCTGGCATCGC is drawn from Gemmatimonadales bacterium and contains these coding sequences:
- a CDS encoding Uma2 family endonuclease, yielding MPEDGNRYELVYGELLVTPAPRPWHEIVQDRLRDALRAYLEREPVGHAFGPLADISWSDDVLVSPDLFVVPLE